From Pan troglodytes isolate AG18354 chromosome 9, NHGRI_mPanTro3-v2.0_pri, whole genome shotgun sequence, the proteins below share one genomic window:
- the GPR83 gene encoding G-protein coupled receptor 83 isoform X1 has translation MVPHLLLLCLLPLVRATEPHEGRADEQSLEAALAVPNASHFFSWNNYTFSDWQNFVGRRRYGAESQNPTVKALLIVAYSFIIVFSLFGNVLVCHVIFKNQRMHSATSLFIVNLAVADIMITLLNTPFTLVRFVNSTWIFGKGMCHVSRFAQYCSLHVSALTLTAIAVDRHQVIMHPLKPRISITKGVIYIAVIWTMATFFSLPHAICQKLFTFKYSEDIVRSLCLPDFPEPADLFWKYLDLATFILLYILPLLIISVAYARVAKKLWLCNMIGDVTTEQYLALRRKKKKTIKMLMLVVVLFALCWFPLNCYVLLLSSKVIRTNNALYFAFHWFAMSSTCYNPFIYCWLNENFRIELKALLSMCQRPPKPQEDRPPSPVPSFRVAWTEKNDGQRAPLANNLPTSQLQSGKTDLSSVEPIVMMS, from the exons ATGGTCCCTCACCTCTTGCTGCTCTGTCTCCTCCCCTTGGTGCGAGCCACCGAGCCCCACGAGGGCCGGGCCGACGAGCAGAGCCTGGAGGCGGCCCTGGCCGTGCCCAATGCCTCGCACTTCTTCTCCTGGAACAACTACACCTTCTCCGACTGGCAGAACTTTGTGGGCAGGAGGCGCTACGGCGCTGAGTCCCAGAACCCCACGGTGAAAGCCCTGCTCATTGTGGCTTACTCCTTCATCATTGTCTTCTCACTCTTTGGCAACGTCCTGGTCTGTCATGTCATCTTCAAGAACCAGCGAATGCACTCGGCCACCAGCCTCTTCATCGTCAACCTGGCAGTTGCCGACATAATGATCACGCTGCTCAACACCCCCTTCACTTTG GTTCGCTTTGTGAACAGCACATGGATATTTGGGAAGGGCATGTGCCATGTCAGCCGCTTTGCCCAGTACTGCTCACTGCACGTCTCAGCACTGACACTGACAGCCATTGCGGTGGATCGCCACCAG GTCATCATGCACCCCTTGAAACCCCGGATCTCAATCACAAAGGGTGTCATCTACATCGCTGTCATCTGGACCATGGCTACCTTCTTTTCACTCCCACATGCTATCTGCCAGAAATTATTTACCTTCAAATACAG TGAGGACATTGTGCGCTCCCTCTGCCTGCCAGACTTCCCTGAGCCAGCTGACCTCTTCTGGAAGTACCTGGACTTGGCCACCTTCATCCTGCTCTACATCCTGCCCCTCCTCATCATCTCTGTGGCCTACGCTCGTGTGGCCAAGAAACTGTGGCTGTGTAACATGATTGGTGATGTGACCACAGAGCAGTACCTTGCCCTGCGGCGCAAAAAGAAGAAGACCATCAAGATGTTGATGCTGGTGGTAGTCCTCTTTGCCCTCTGCTGGTTCCCCCTCAACTGCTACGTCCTCCTCCTGTCCAGCAAGGTCATCCGCACCAACAATGCCCTCTACTTTGCCTTCCACTGGTTTGCCATGAGCAGCACCTGCTATAACCCCTTCATATACTGCTGGCTGAACGAGAACTTCAGGATTGAGCTAAAGGCATTACTGAGCATGTGTCAAAGACCTCCCAAGCCTCAGGAGGACAGGCCACCCTCCCCGGTTCCTTCCTTCAGGGTGGCCTGGACAGAGAAGAATGATGGCCAGAGGGCTCCCCTTGCCAATAACCTGCCCACCTCCCAACTCCAGTCTGGGAAGACAGACTTGTCATCTGTGGAACCCATTGTGATGATGAGTTAG
- the GPR83 gene encoding G-protein coupled receptor 83 isoform X2: protein MVPHLLLLCLLPLVRATEPHEGRADEQSLEAALAVPNASHFFSWNNYTFSDWQNFVGRRRYGAESQNPTVKALLIVAYSFIIVFSLFGNVLVCHVIFKNQRMHSATSLFIVNLAVADIMITLLNTPFTLVIMHPLKPRISITKGVIYIAVIWTMATFFSLPHAICQKLFTFKYSEDIVRSLCLPDFPEPADLFWKYLDLATFILLYILPLLIISVAYARVAKKLWLCNMIGDVTTEQYLALRRKKKKTIKMLMLVVVLFALCWFPLNCYVLLLSSKVIRTNNALYFAFHWFAMSSTCYNPFIYCWLNENFRIELKALLSMCQRPPKPQEDRPPSPVPSFRVAWTEKNDGQRAPLANNLPTSQLQSGKTDLSSVEPIVMMS from the exons ATGGTCCCTCACCTCTTGCTGCTCTGTCTCCTCCCCTTGGTGCGAGCCACCGAGCCCCACGAGGGCCGGGCCGACGAGCAGAGCCTGGAGGCGGCCCTGGCCGTGCCCAATGCCTCGCACTTCTTCTCCTGGAACAACTACACCTTCTCCGACTGGCAGAACTTTGTGGGCAGGAGGCGCTACGGCGCTGAGTCCCAGAACCCCACGGTGAAAGCCCTGCTCATTGTGGCTTACTCCTTCATCATTGTCTTCTCACTCTTTGGCAACGTCCTGGTCTGTCATGTCATCTTCAAGAACCAGCGAATGCACTCGGCCACCAGCCTCTTCATCGTCAACCTGGCAGTTGCCGACATAATGATCACGCTGCTCAACACCCCCTTCACTTTG GTCATCATGCACCCCTTGAAACCCCGGATCTCAATCACAAAGGGTGTCATCTACATCGCTGTCATCTGGACCATGGCTACCTTCTTTTCACTCCCACATGCTATCTGCCAGAAATTATTTACCTTCAAATACAG TGAGGACATTGTGCGCTCCCTCTGCCTGCCAGACTTCCCTGAGCCAGCTGACCTCTTCTGGAAGTACCTGGACTTGGCCACCTTCATCCTGCTCTACATCCTGCCCCTCCTCATCATCTCTGTGGCCTACGCTCGTGTGGCCAAGAAACTGTGGCTGTGTAACATGATTGGTGATGTGACCACAGAGCAGTACCTTGCCCTGCGGCGCAAAAAGAAGAAGACCATCAAGATGTTGATGCTGGTGGTAGTCCTCTTTGCCCTCTGCTGGTTCCCCCTCAACTGCTACGTCCTCCTCCTGTCCAGCAAGGTCATCCGCACCAACAATGCCCTCTACTTTGCCTTCCACTGGTTTGCCATGAGCAGCACCTGCTATAACCCCTTCATATACTGCTGGCTGAACGAGAACTTCAGGATTGAGCTAAAGGCATTACTGAGCATGTGTCAAAGACCTCCCAAGCCTCAGGAGGACAGGCCACCCTCCCCGGTTCCTTCCTTCAGGGTGGCCTGGACAGAGAAGAATGATGGCCAGAGGGCTCCCCTTGCCAATAACCTGCCCACCTCCCAACTCCAGTCTGGGAAGACAGACTTGTCATCTGTGGAACCCATTGTGATGATGAGTTAG